From the Paenibacillus sp. R14(2021) genome, the window TCCCAACCTTCCTTGCTCGCCGCATAGTCATACGCAATCCAAATATCCATCGTACCCCGTGAACGGTTATTCCAATACGGATACGGAATAGCTGTAAGCGGAAGTCCTGCTGCATCTTCCGTTCGGATGATCACGGCGCCATCGAAGAAAGCAGGATCGTACTGCGTCTCGAATACAGGCACTTGAGGGAGCTTACGGTTCAGGCGCACTTGTTTATCCAACGCTTCGCGCGCATAATGGACGACGCCTTCGTCATAACGCTCGTTATCCATAGACTCCAGGCAGTACAGCATCGGTCCCCGCCTGATCGCAGCCCGGTTCGCGTGGGTTGTAACGCTCGGATGCGTCCCGATCAGATCGACGGACAGCTTACATGACAATTAATTGATATGCGGTTCTGGATCGCACTTGGGCGAAGGATTAACGGTTACTTGGAAACCTGCGCGGCCGTAGGCTTAGGTTTTTTCAGCTGGAACCTGTTCCTAGCGACGGGGGAGAGCCGTTACATCGATAAACTGAGACGATTCTGTACAAAATCGTACTGGGATTCCGGTCTCTCTCGTTGATGATTCGTGCAGCAGATAAGTCCGTGCTCCACGGTCACTCCTTCCGGCGAGGCATACACGACGGCGTAATGTCCCTCGAGGTCTAGAAGAGAGATATTCTGAGCAAGGCGATGCGGTATGGAGCGGAGCCGCCTCACGGCTTCCGAAACTGTGGTCGAAGTCGCCACGGAGAGATCCGTAC encodes:
- a CDS encoding carcinine hydrolase/isopenicillin-N N-acyltransferase family protein, with amino-acid sequence MVKPFQRTDLSVATSTTVSEAVRRLRSIPHRLAQNISLLDLEGHYAVVYASPEGVTVEHGLICCTNHQRERPESQYDFVQNRLSLSM